The Vidua chalybeata isolate OUT-0048 chromosome 22, bVidCha1 merged haplotype, whole genome shotgun sequence genome contains the following window.
gctgggggcagtttAACCAGGCACCCACATTTCAGAACCTAAAATTGTCCCCTCGAGGCACATCCTGCAGTGGAAGATGGGGAATTTACCATCTTCTCCAAGTTCCTGAGCTCAGGATAAGACCTGGCAATCaaactgctttcttttaaaGCCTGTGCAACAGCCAGGTGTGATGAGAAAATGCTGAGGAGCATCATTCTCTTGCCCTTGACGCAATCCCTCACACAGGTTTTGGGAACCAACAAGTGCATTTACACTCCTCAAAGGCTCTCTGTAAGAACACAGGGTGAAGAGGCCGATGTGCAGCCCAGGTTTTGCCCCGGGGTGGGTTCTTACCTCCATGTAGAGGAACACCAGCCCCACGGTGAAGTTGCTCAGCCAGTGCACAGAGCCCCCCACCATGAACGCCGCGGGTCGGGACGACTGCAGGAACATCTCCGTGATCATCACAGCAGGAATGGGACCtgcaaggcagctgcaggtgaggaAACCCCAAAGGCAATCCCCTCACTCTGAATCCCTAATCAGGCTGCTCATTTCAGTGGCAGACAGCGGTTTCAACTACCAGTAAATCAAACACGGattaaatttaaaggaaaaaacgGGGCAATTAAATGACTTGCACAGGGCATGGCCACACAGAGATGAAATTCAGCCTCCCTGGGTGAGCTCCACAAAGGTTTTGGTTGGACACTGAAGACAGCACCTGGGCTGTGGGCACTTACTGGGTCCGACGGCGTGTCCAATGATGTAGGCAATGACACAGACTATGCTGAGGTAGGACATCCAGGGGACAGTGGCCTGCGAGGATTGAGTCACAGGTTAGGGGTGCTTCCTGTCTGAACATCACCAGCACACTAAGGCACTGCTCACAGGAAGATCTGAAGGCATTCAAAGGCAGCGTGACCCTTCAGAGCCATAATGAGACACAGAAAGCACAGCCTGGGTGTGGCCCTTGCTGCCAAAGGGATGCAGCAGGAACTGGGACCGTGACATCCTGGGAGGAGCATCCAGGCAAGCAGGATCACAGCCTTTCTTTGAGGCAGATATGCAAGTACACAGACTTCCAtgctgtcccctcctccccagggtGTAGAAGCATCCCCAAAATTTTCCAATGGCCTGTTCCCTGGAAAGCCCAGAAATCatgggagggagcagctgagccaTTCATGCGTACCTGGAGATTGAGGGCCAGAGTTAAGATTGCACAggaggcagagcacagcacaaagcCAGCCAGGAGAAGGATCCTCCTCCCCAGGGATTCCACAATGAAAACCTGGAAGAGACAGGAGAGGGGGAGACACCAGGGGCTCAGCAGCTGTTGCAGATGTTTTTGTCCAAGGGACACCACAGGGCATCTGTAGTGGAAAACATCTCCCAGTGTGTGCCAATAACGCTCCAGTGGAAAGTTTTTGGGgtgagatgatctttaaggtccctcccaacccaaaccactctgtgtgACTGTGGGATTCCATGAGCACAACCTGATTTAAACAGGGcgaggggagagcagggaagtgAGAGCTCAgagagccccagcacagacTCACAGCCAGCAGAGTCATGACGACGTTGATGGCACCTATTGACACGGTGACATactggatgctgctgctgtgcacccCTGCTGACTCGAAGATTCTGTCTGCGTAGTAGAAGACCTGCAGCAGAACCACAGCTGTGTTAATACAGGCCCGAGGCAGAACATGGGCATCCCCCTTTTGGCTGCTTTAAATCCCAGCACTGGTGCACAGAAGCCCGAGGACAGGATTTGTCCATTTCTGGAGACGCTGGTTTGGATCTGGGCACAAGCACTTTGCTCTAAAAACGCTCCAGTGATCATTAACAGGGCAGCTGACCCTGCACCTTGTCCGTGGATGGGGTGCTGGCCAGGGCTGACCCACCCCCGTGTGACATGTGCTGGGTGAAGGGGCACTCCCAGGTGTGTgtcctgtgccagcactgcccccgTCACCCCTCTGAAGTTCCAGCCCTTGTTTGTACCCCCCAGCCTTCCCCACTCACCCCATTGACCCCCGAGAGCTGCTGGCCTGCCATCATGACGATGATGGAGATGAGCTGCCACCTCAGGCCCCTGAAGGTGAACAGGCTGAGCACAGAGAActgcccttcctccttctcGGACCGGTTCTCCTGGTACATCTCTTGTATCTCATCATCCACgtcctcccagcccctcagcctctgcagagctggtggggagagcacagggagctACGAGCCCCAGGTCTACAGAGAGCTGTCCTGCttcagagcaggacagagcagcgTGTGACCCTGGGCAGCCGTGGCTCCGTGCTGGGCACCTGGGGATCCACACACCCCAGGtgaaagggaaaggagcagTGCCCCGAGAATCCCACCCTCCAGCAGCACATCAGTGGAGAATTTCCCAGCCTCGTGCTGTCAGCAGTGTCCCTCAGCAGATCCACCCTGTCCCACCTGCCCTCCCATGGGAGAAGGGGACTGTACCTCTCCGTGCCTGCTCTTCGTTGCCCTTTTGGATGAGCAGGTATCTGGGACTCTCGGGGAAAAAGGGCAATGTCAGGAGCTGGATCAGGGACGGGATCCCAgtgagccccagcagcacaggccaCCCTGCAGCAAGGTCACAGCACGTcagctgagagagagaaatcctCCCCTGGGGAGCCCACAGAGAGATCCTGAGCCAGAGCCTCACCTTCAGCATTCCCAAGGATGCTGCTGAGACCAAGGATCTGAGCTGCAAGGATGCCAATGGTGATGAAGAGCTGTGGGACCACCCCAATAGCTCCTCTCAGGTTTTTGGGGGACATTTCTCCAAGGAACATAGGAACCACATTGGAAGCCAGACCTAGAAGTTAAAAGAACAGTGTTAGACATGCAGCTCAGCCTCCAGCAAGCTGCTGATCTCCCACGTGCAACAGAAGAGATTCCTGATGAACCACAGGATGCACAGAAACTTCACACTCAGACCCTCCTGCTCTGAGTGTCTGGGTTATCAGCTGCTGGGCAGCAAAGCACTTTTGGAGTCTGACAGGATTAGCCTGCCGTGCCtacagagccagcagctgatTTGGGGGTGTCTTG
Protein-coding sequences here:
- the LOC128798995 gene encoding solute carrier family 2, facilitated glucose transporter member 5-like isoform X2, coding for MTLPLALVALISAFGSSFQYGYNVSVINSPAPYMQDFYNRTYLDRTGVPMDRGFQTLLWSLTVSMFPLGGLFGSLMVWPMVNNCGRKGTLLINNLFSITAAILMGTSELAKTFEVIILSRVVMGIFAGLASNVVPMFLGEMSPKNLRGAIGVVPQLFITIGILAAQILGLSSILGNAEGWPVLLGLTGIPSLIQLLTLPFFPESPRYLLIQKGNEEQARRALQRLRGWEDVDDEIQEMYQENRSEKEEGQFSVLSLFTFRGLRWQLISIIVMMAGQQLSGVNGVFYYADRIFESAGVHSSSIQYVTVSIGAINVVMTLLAVFIVESLGRRILLLAGFVLCSASCAILTLALNLQATVPWMSYLSIVCVIAYIIGHAVGPSPIPAVMITEMFLQSSRPAAFMVGGSVHWLSNFTVGLVFLYMEAGLGPYSFLIFCAICVATMLYIFFIVPETKNKTFMEINRIMAKRNKVEVQESKELKDSYPLSRQEEKKSLSSSEM
- the LOC128798995 gene encoding solute carrier family 2, facilitated glucose transporter member 5-like isoform X1, translated to MELKGGKQDSSQGGQGAKGKMTLPLALVALISAFGSSFQYGYNVSVINSPAPYMQDFYNRTYLDRTGVPMDRGFQTLLWSLTVSMFPLGGLFGSLMVWPMVNNCGRKGTLLINNLFSITAAILMGTSELAKTFEVIILSRVVMGIFAGLASNVVPMFLGEMSPKNLRGAIGVVPQLFITIGILAAQILGLSSILGNAEGWPVLLGLTGIPSLIQLLTLPFFPESPRYLLIQKGNEEQARRALQRLRGWEDVDDEIQEMYQENRSEKEEGQFSVLSLFTFRGLRWQLISIIVMMAGQQLSGVNGVFYYADRIFESAGVHSSSIQYVTVSIGAINVVMTLLAVFIVESLGRRILLLAGFVLCSASCAILTLALNLQATVPWMSYLSIVCVIAYIIGHAVGPSPIPAVMITEMFLQSSRPAAFMVGGSVHWLSNFTVGLVFLYMEAGLGPYSFLIFCAICVATMLYIFFIVPETKNKTFMEINRIMAKRNKVEVQESKELKDSYPLSRQEEKKSLSSSEM